A single window of Paracoccus albus DNA harbors:
- the aspS gene encoding aspartate--tRNA ligase, with product MHAYRSHTCAELTAANAGETVRLSGWVHRVRDHGGVLFVDLRDHYGMTQVLADSDSPAFAAMEKLRAETVIRIDGRVKMRDEALRNPKLPTGDIEVYATELEVLGPADELPLPVFGDQDYPEETRLTYRFLDLRRESLHNNIMLRSKVIRSLRNRMWDTGFTEFQTPIITASSPEGARDFLVPSRLHPGKFYALPQAPQQFKQLIMVAGFDRYFQIAPCFRDEDPRADRSPTDFYQLDVEMSFVEQEDVFAAIQPVIQGLFEEFGGGRRVDADWPRIPYAEAMLKYGSDKPDLRNPIEMQVVSDHFRGSGFAIFAKLLEQDGTEVRAIPAPTGGSRKFADRMNAFAQKEGLPGMGYIFWRKGENGMEAAGPIAKNIGPERTEAIRQQLGLGEGDAAFFLGGKPEQFEAVAGRARNEIGRELGLTDENQFKFAWIVDFPMYEKDDEGKIDFSHNPFSMPQGGMEALNGDPLEVKGYQYDLACNGYELISGAIRNHKPEIMFKAFELAGYPASEVENRFGGMVKAFRYGAPPHGGCAAGIDRIVMLLADEQNIREVIMFPMNQRAEDLMMNAPSDPTNEQLRELRLRVLPKE from the coding sequence ATGCATGCTTATCGCAGCCATACCTGCGCCGAACTGACTGCCGCCAATGCCGGGGAAACCGTCCGCCTGTCGGGCTGGGTCCACCGCGTCCGCGATCACGGGGGGGTCCTGTTCGTCGATCTGCGCGATCATTACGGCATGACACAGGTGCTGGCCGACAGCGACAGCCCGGCCTTTGCCGCGATGGAGAAACTGCGGGCGGAAACCGTGATCCGCATCGATGGCCGCGTAAAGATGCGGGATGAGGCGCTGCGCAACCCCAAGCTGCCCACCGGCGATATTGAGGTTTACGCGACCGAACTGGAAGTGCTTGGCCCTGCCGACGAACTGCCCCTGCCGGTCTTCGGCGATCAGGATTATCCGGAAGAAACGCGCCTGACCTACCGCTTCCTCGATCTGCGTCGGGAAAGCCTGCACAACAATATCATGCTGCGCTCCAAGGTGATCCGGTCTTTGCGCAACCGTATGTGGGATACCGGTTTCACCGAATTCCAGACCCCGATCATCACCGCCAGCAGCCCCGAAGGCGCGCGCGATTTCCTGGTTCCTTCGCGCCTGCATCCCGGCAAGTTCTACGCGCTGCCGCAGGCCCCGCAGCAGTTCAAGCAGCTGATCATGGTGGCGGGTTTCGACCGCTATTTCCAGATCGCACCCTGTTTCCGCGACGAAGACCCGCGCGCCGACCGCAGCCCCACCGATTTCTATCAGCTTGACGTGGAAATGAGCTTTGTCGAGCAAGAGGACGTCTTTGCGGCCATCCAGCCCGTGATTCAGGGCCTGTTCGAGGAATTTGGCGGCGGGCGCCGGGTTGACGCGGACTGGCCGCGCATCCCCTATGCCGAGGCGATGCTGAAATATGGCAGCGACAAGCCCGACCTGCGCAACCCGATCGAGATGCAGGTGGTGTCCGACCATTTCCGCGGTTCCGGCTTCGCTATCTTCGCCAAGCTGCTGGAGCAGGACGGGACCGAGGTGCGCGCCATTCCCGCCCCCACGGGCGGCAGCCGCAAGTTTGCCGACCGGATGAACGCCTTTGCCCAGAAGGAAGGGTTGCCGGGGATGGGGTATATCTTCTGGCGCAAGGGTGAGAACGGCATGGAAGCGGCCGGCCCCATCGCCAAGAATATCGGCCCGGAACGGACCGAGGCGATCCGCCAGCAGCTTGGTCTGGGTGAGGGCGATGCGGCCTTCTTCCTTGGTGGCAAGCCCGAGCAGTTCGAGGCGGTTGCGGGCCGGGCGCGGAACGAGATCGGGCGCGAACTGGGTCTGACCGACGAAAACCAGTTCAAATTCGCCTGGATCGTCGATTTCCCGATGTATGAGAAGGACGACGAGGGCAAGATCGACTTCAGCCACAATCCGTTTTCCATGCCGCAAGGCGGGATGGAGGCGCTGAATGGCGACCCGCTTGAGGTGAAGGGCTATCAATACGATCTGGCCTGCAACGGCTATGAACTGATCTCGGGCGCGATCCGGAACCACAAGCCGGAGATCATGTTCAAGGCGTTTGAGCTGGCGGGCTATCCGGCGTCCGAGGTCGAGAACCGCTTTGGCGGCATGGTCAAGGCCTTCCGCTATGGCGCACCGCCCCACGGGGGCTGCGCGGCTGGCATCGACCGGATCGTGATGCTGCTGGCGGATGAGCAGAATATCCGCGAGGTCATCATGTTCCCGATGAACCAGCGGGCGGAAGATCTGATGATGAACGCGCCAAGTGATCCCACCAACGAACAGCTTCGTGAACTGCGCCTGCGCGTGCTGCCGAAAGAATAG
- a CDS encoding CPBP family intramembrane glutamic endopeptidase, with protein sequence MVEQTSGALRRERFVWAGPGQHGRTRLIAEFVTLFVVIPVAIAIFMPPSYLFESLALFSLAGLGLLWYTGGFNWRALLLGWGRFDWRIFFAFSAITFAASVVTLYLTAPDALFRFLRGNTRFILVIWLFYPLLSALPQELIFRVLFFHRFGRLFSGPGQAVLINAAIFSLAHLMYWSWIVALFTFAGGLAFAVGYLRRGFPYAWALHAIAGNILFAVGMGEYFYSGAVTRPF encoded by the coding sequence ATGGTTGAACAGACGTCTGGTGCGCTGAGGCGCGAGCGTTTTGTCTGGGCAGGGCCCGGTCAGCATGGCCGGACCCGCTTGATTGCCGAATTCGTCACGCTTTTCGTGGTGATCCCGGTCGCCATCGCTATTTTCATGCCGCCCAGCTACCTTTTCGAATCGCTGGCGCTGTTCTCTTTGGCGGGGCTGGGGCTGCTTTGGTATACGGGTGGCTTCAACTGGCGCGCCCTGCTTTTGGGCTGGGGGCGGTTTGACTGGCGCATTTTCTTTGCCTTCTCCGCGATCACATTCGCTGCATCGGTCGTCACGCTTTACCTGACCGCGCCGGACGCCCTGTTCCGGTTTCTGCGCGGTAATACACGTTTCATACTGGTAATCTGGCTGTTCTACCCTTTGCTTTCGGCACTTCCGCAGGAACTGATTTTCCGCGTCCTGTTCTTTCACCGCTTTGGCAGGTTGTTTTCAGGGCCCGGTCAGGCGGTGCTGATCAACGCCGCGATCTTCAGCCTCGCCCATCTGATGTATTGGAGCTGGATCGTAGCGCTGTTCACCTTTGCCGGCGGGCTGGCCTTTGCCGTCGGCTATCTGCGCCGCGGCTTCCCCTATGCCTGGGCGTTGCACGCCATTGCCGGAAACATCCTTTTCGCCGTCGGGATGGGGGAGTATTTCTACTCTGGCGCGGTCACAAGGCCATTCTAG
- a CDS encoding glycoside hydrolase family 25 protein has product MKRIVTIISALTLMLLAACGGGQRAVVNTGGGGGGWVGGAVPRLGDNAPHQWVGGHPYNLPVHGIDISRWQGRIDWDTVRRSGVSFAFLKATEGGDHADPEFQRYWREAGAARIPRGAYHYYYFCRTGAQQAAWYIRNVPRERGSLPPVLDIEWTNSRTCPRRPGSAEILREASIFLSILERHYGQRPIVYTTVDFYRDTGIGRLNAEFWLRSVAGHPRQVYPGQRWTFWQYTGTGSVPGIRGNVDINAFAGSAGEWRAWLNRRLVR; this is encoded by the coding sequence ATGAAGCGCATCGTCACCATCATTTCCGCATTGACCCTGATGCTTCTGGCAGCCTGCGGCGGCGGTCAGCGGGCCGTCGTAAACACTGGCGGCGGAGGCGGCGGCTGGGTCGGGGGTGCCGTTCCGCGACTGGGCGATAACGCGCCGCATCAATGGGTGGGCGGGCATCCATACAATCTGCCGGTTCATGGCATCGACATTTCGCGTTGGCAGGGCCGTATCGACTGGGATACCGTGCGCCGCTCTGGCGTCAGCTTCGCCTTTCTAAAAGCGACCGAAGGCGGGGACCACGCCGATCCCGAATTCCAGCGTTACTGGCGTGAAGCTGGTGCCGCCCGCATTCCGCGCGGGGCCTATCACTACTACTATTTCTGCCGCACAGGGGCCCAGCAGGCCGCGTGGTATATCCGCAATGTCCCACGAGAGCGCGGCTCTCTGCCCCCGGTCCTGGACATTGAGTGGACGAATTCGCGCACCTGCCCGCGCCGCCCCGGATCGGCGGAAATCCTGCGAGAGGCATCTATCTTCCTGTCGATTCTTGAGCGCCATTATGGCCAGCGGCCCATCGTCTACACCACGGTCGATTTCTACCGTGACACCGGGATTGGCCGTCTGAATGCAGAGTTCTGGCTGCGCTCTGTCGCGGGTCATCCGCGTCAGGTCTATCCCGGCCAACGCTGGACCTTCTGGCAATATACCGGCACGGGCAGCGTCCCCGGAATCAGGGGCAATGTTGATATCAACGCCTTCGCTGGCAGCGCAGGAGAATGGCGCGCATGGTTGAACAGACGTCTGGTGCGCTGA
- a CDS encoding GNAT family N-acetyltransferase, whose product MSAYDTERPLGDELSNWQAPPAPGPEVIGGRYLRLERLNPDRHAEEIFAATQADQSLWDYMSNGPFRSVDDMRDWMAQAVASDAVFYAFVDSATGQGFGYASFMRMDAANGVLEIGNVMIGSAAQRSRAASEALMLMISWAFGAGYRRVEWKCNALNTASRRAARRYGFLFEGTFRNHMIIKGRNRDTAWFAMTDGDWERLAPAYSDWLAPGNFDENGRQRTSLSKLTEPIVRQLQLALSPSAGTKAGP is encoded by the coding sequence ATGTCAGCGTATGATACCGAACGGCCCTTGGGTGACGAACTCAGCAATTGGCAGGCCCCGCCTGCGCCGGGGCCCGAGGTCATCGGTGGGCGATATCTTCGTCTGGAACGGCTGAATCCTGACCGTCATGCAGAAGAGATATTTGCCGCGACGCAGGCGGATCAATCCCTTTGGGACTACATGAGCAATGGGCCGTTTCGCAGCGTTGATGATATGCGGGACTGGATGGCGCAGGCGGTCGCATCCGATGCGGTGTTCTATGCCTTTGTCGACAGCGCCACAGGGCAGGGATTCGGCTATGCCTCTTTCATGCGGATGGATGCAGCCAACGGCGTATTGGAAATCGGCAATGTCATGATCGGATCCGCGGCGCAACGCAGCCGCGCGGCTTCCGAAGCGCTGATGCTGATGATCAGCTGGGCATTCGGTGCCGGGTATCGCCGGGTTGAATGGAAGTGCAACGCGCTGAACACGGCCTCGCGACGTGCGGCGCGGCGATATGGGTTCCTGTTCGAGGGCACATTTCGCAACCACATGATCATCAAGGGCCGCAACCGTGACACGGCATGGTTCGCGATGACTGATGGCGACTGGGAACGGCTTGCGCCAGCCTATTCTGACTGGCTTGCACCCGGAAACTTCGACGAAAACGGCAGGCAGAGAACCAGTCTTTCGAAGCTGACTGAACCGATTGTCCGGCAGTTGCAGCTTGCATTGAGCCCGAGTGCTGGGACAAAGGCCGGTCCGTAG
- a CDS encoding FAD-binding oxidoreductase: protein MVNHQQAFDEIRDVIGDRLSQKKADRDAHGQSETWHRAPPPDAVAWPETTEEVSRILAICNRHGCPVIGWGTGTSLEGHALAVAGGLVLDLMRMDKVLDIAPEDMLAVVQPGVTREALNTELRATGLFFPIDPGANASLGGMAATRASGTMAVRYGTMRDAVLALEVVLADGTIIRTGTKAAKSSAGYDLTALMVGSEGTLGIITELTLRLHGQPEDVAAAVCAFPTLEDAVGCVSMTMQSGIPMARIEFLDPIAMRAVNLHSGTDYPEQPHLMIEFNGSPDAVSANAKAFGEIAEEFSGQGFQWATSPEDRSKLWAARHASYWATLKLRPGATGVVTDICVPMSELPGAVAAAARDMEDAGILGDIVGHVGDGNFHTLLLIEPDNPEELARAKEVANAMARRAIAVGGTVSGEHGIGIGKRGLMQEQHGPAWAVMGALKAALDPKNIMNPGKVVPDPA, encoded by the coding sequence ATGGTCAACCATCAGCAGGCCTTTGACGAAATTCGCGATGTGATTGGGGATCGGCTGTCACAGAAAAAGGCCGACCGCGACGCGCATGGTCAATCAGAGACATGGCACCGTGCCCCGCCACCCGACGCGGTCGCATGGCCCGAAACGACGGAAGAGGTCAGCCGCATCCTTGCGATCTGCAACCGGCATGGCTGTCCGGTGATCGGCTGGGGCACCGGAACGTCGCTGGAAGGCCACGCGCTTGCCGTTGCGGGAGGGTTGGTCCTTGACCTGATGCGGATGGACAAGGTTCTGGACATCGCGCCAGAGGATATGCTGGCCGTCGTTCAACCCGGTGTCACGCGAGAAGCGCTGAACACCGAGCTTCGCGCAACGGGGCTGTTCTTTCCCATCGATCCGGGCGCGAATGCCAGCCTTGGCGGGATGGCCGCGACACGGGCATCGGGAACGATGGCGGTGCGCTATGGCACGATGCGCGACGCCGTGCTTGCGCTAGAGGTCGTGCTGGCGGACGGCACCATCATCCGGACCGGGACAAAGGCCGCGAAGTCCAGTGCGGGATACGATCTGACGGCGCTGATGGTCGGCTCTGAAGGAACGCTGGGGATCATCACCGAACTGACCCTTCGCCTGCATGGCCAGCCCGAAGATGTGGCGGCTGCGGTCTGCGCATTTCCGACGCTGGAGGATGCGGTTGGCTGTGTCAGCATGACCATGCAGTCGGGCATACCGATGGCGCGGATCGAGTTCTTGGACCCCATAGCCATGCGCGCCGTGAACCTGCATTCCGGCACCGACTACCCGGAGCAACCGCATCTGATGATCGAATTCAACGGCTCTCCGGATGCCGTCAGCGCCAATGCAAAGGCTTTCGGAGAGATCGCTGAGGAGTTCAGCGGGCAGGGCTTTCAATGGGCAACTTCGCCAGAGGATCGCAGCAAGCTGTGGGCGGCGCGTCATGCCTCGTATTGGGCGACCTTGAAGCTGCGACCGGGCGCTACCGGCGTGGTCACGGATATCTGTGTGCCGATGTCGGAATTGCCGGGCGCTGTCGCGGCGGCCGCACGGGACATGGAAGATGCAGGGATCCTCGGCGATATTGTCGGCCACGTTGGGGACGGCAATTTCCATACCCTTCTGTTGATCGAACCTGACAATCCCGAAGAGCTCGCGCGCGCGAAAGAGGTCGCAAATGCTATGGCCCGCCGCGCTATCGCGGTCGGCGGCACCGTTTCGGGTGAGCATGGAATCGGAATCGGCAAACGCGGATTGATGCAGGAGCAACACGGACCCGCATGGGCAGTAATGGGTGCGCTTAAGGCGGCGCTTGATCCGAAGAACATCATGAACCCCGGCAAGGTTGTGCCTGACCCCGCCTGA
- a CDS encoding ABC transporter ATP-binding protein, with product MSDVLRLDGIEKTYNRGTPGQIDVLRGLNLTVGQGEVVALVAPSGAGKSTLLHIAGLLDTPDAGSVMLNGADLTGERDMVRTTARRRDLGFIYQFHHLLPEFSAAENIVLPQLANAIPEKQAKERAELLLDRVGLKDRADHRPAELSGGEQQRVAFCRALANEPALLLADEPTGNLDPDTSDRVFGVLMSLVRETGLSALIATHNLELAARMDRVVRLEQGQLVAP from the coding sequence ATGAGTGATGTGCTGCGCCTCGACGGAATCGAAAAGACCTATAACCGGGGCACACCCGGCCAGATCGACGTGTTGCGTGGGCTGAACCTGACGGTCGGGCAAGGTGAGGTTGTTGCCCTTGTCGCGCCCTCTGGCGCGGGCAAATCGACGCTTTTGCATATTGCCGGGCTGCTGGATACGCCAGATGCGGGCTCCGTCATGCTCAACGGTGCCGACCTGACCGGAGAGCGGGACATGGTGCGCACGACCGCCCGCCGTCGTGATCTTGGCTTTATCTACCAGTTCCACCATCTTTTGCCGGAGTTCAGCGCGGCTGAGAATATCGTGCTGCCACAATTGGCGAATGCGATACCGGAAAAGCAGGCGAAGGAACGTGCGGAACTGTTGTTGGACCGCGTCGGGCTGAAAGACCGTGCCGATCACAGACCGGCAGAGCTTTCGGGCGGGGAACAGCAACGGGTCGCCTTTTGCCGCGCATTGGCGAATGAGCCGGCACTTCTGCTGGCTGATGAGCCGACGGGCAATCTCGACCCTGATACGTCGGATCGCGTGTTCGGCGTGCTGATGTCGCTTGTGCGCGAAACCGGGCTGTCGGCACTGATTGCGACGCATAACCTTGAGCTGGCCGCGCGGATGGACCGGGTTGTCAGGCTGGAGCAGGGGCAGCTGGTCGCGCCCTAG
- a CDS encoding chloride channel protein, with protein MAQAEPPRKPKKQTTTGHWLAGGIWPSRLHLARALRIIRKRGPSQIQFWVLALLIGIGAGLAALFFRYGVTALMRAFYGIDDQALTNEAARMPWWWLVLVPTIGGLIVGLILDRFTVAGRAATVADVIEDAALEGGRVKMGEGVASATASLITLGMGGSSGREGPVVHLAGVLSTWFATRINASPIAGRELLGCAVAGAVAASFNAPIAGALFAHEVILRHFAAHAFAPIAISAVAGAVINRQAFGGATEFALPGEPGLSFYVELPAFMILGIVSALVAAALVWAVLRADQTGNAVMDRTGWPRWARPMVAGALLGLLAIPFPHIIGVGYQTTFAALRGAFGLQEVIIFAVAKVIAVSLTLGGRMGGGIFSPALVLGALTGLAFGMIATAAVPSMSGSTTIYAMAGMGAVAAAVLGAPISTALIVFEMTGDFQTGIAVMAAVSMSSALASRLLHRSFFLTQLELRGVHIAEGPQVWLPQKMRINSLIRSLDAENAPAPDLVRNLALSGRALVDGETLDRALSEFRRTGAAFLPIIRPVVPREPDAIGPPPPPEIIGALYHVDALQALNRALADAAAEEHG; from the coding sequence ATGGCCCAAGCAGAACCGCCGCGAAAGCCCAAGAAGCAGACAACGACCGGCCATTGGCTGGCCGGCGGCATCTGGCCGTCACGTCTGCACCTTGCGCGCGCGCTTCGCATTATCCGAAAGCGAGGGCCAAGCCAGATTCAGTTCTGGGTTCTGGCGCTGCTGATCGGTATCGGCGCAGGTCTGGCGGCTCTGTTCTTCCGTTATGGTGTTACGGCGCTGATGCGGGCTTTCTACGGCATCGACGATCAGGCACTGACGAATGAAGCTGCCCGGATGCCGTGGTGGTGGCTGGTGCTGGTGCCGACGATTGGCGGGTTGATCGTCGGGCTGATCCTTGATCGTTTCACCGTGGCCGGGCGCGCCGCCACCGTGGCCGATGTGATCGAGGATGCGGCACTGGAAGGCGGGCGCGTCAAGATGGGCGAAGGTGTGGCCTCTGCCACGGCATCGCTTATCACGCTTGGCATGGGTGGGTCGTCGGGCCGTGAAGGGCCGGTGGTGCATCTGGCAGGCGTCCTGTCCACCTGGTTCGCCACCCGTATCAATGCCAGCCCTATCGCGGGGCGAGAGCTTCTGGGCTGCGCGGTGGCAGGTGCCGTCGCCGCCAGCTTCAACGCCCCGATTGCCGGTGCCCTTTTCGCGCATGAGGTGATCCTTCGCCACTTTGCCGCCCATGCCTTCGCGCCTATCGCGATTTCCGCCGTGGCGGGGGCGGTCATCAACCGGCAGGCCTTTGGCGGCGCGACAGAGTTCGCCCTGCCCGGAGAGCCGGGCCTCAGCTTCTACGTCGAACTACCCGCCTTCATGATCCTTGGCATCGTCTCTGCCCTTGTCGCAGCCGCGCTTGTCTGGGCCGTGCTGCGTGCCGATCAAACGGGCAATGCCGTGATGGATCGGACGGGCTGGCCACGCTGGGCGAGGCCGATGGTGGCAGGCGCGCTGCTAGGACTGCTTGCCATTCCCTTTCCGCATATTATCGGCGTCGGATATCAGACAACCTTCGCCGCGCTTCGCGGTGCATTTGGCCTGCAAGAGGTCATCATATTCGCGGTGGCCAAGGTGATCGCCGTTTCCCTGACCCTTGGCGGCAGGATGGGTGGCGGGATATTTTCGCCGGCGCTTGTTCTGGGGGCGCTGACCGGGCTGGCCTTTGGCATGATCGCCACCGCCGCTGTTCCAAGCATGTCGGGCAGCACGACGATCTATGCGATGGCGGGCATGGGCGCGGTCGCCGCCGCAGTGCTTGGGGCGCCGATCTCCACAGCGCTGATCGTGTTCGAGATGACCGGCGATTTTCAGACCGGGATCGCGGTCATGGCCGCCGTGTCAATGTCATCGGCACTGGCGTCGCGTCTGCTGCACAGGTCTTTCTTCCTGACACAGCTGGAACTGCGCGGCGTTCATATTGCCGAAGGGCCGCAGGTCTGGTTGCCGCAGAAAATGCGGATCAACTCTCTGATCCGCTCACTTGACGCGGAAAATGCACCCGCCCCGGATCTGGTGCGAAATCTTGCACTGTCAGGTAGGGCGCTTGTCGATGGCGAGACGCTGGACCGCGCCTTGTCAGAGTTTCGGCGGACCGGCGCGGCATTCCTGCCGATCATCCGCCCGGTCGTGCCGCGCGAGCCCGATGCAATTGGCCCGCCTCCACCGCCGGAGATCATCGGCGCGCTTTATCACGTCGATGCACTTCAGGCGCTGAACCGTGCGCTTGCGGATGCGGCAGCAGAGGAACACGGCTAG
- a CDS encoding lipoprotein-releasing ABC transporter permease subunit — translation MPSPATNPKPFSRYEFLIAWRYLRARRAEGGVSVMTWISLVGIALGVAALIVTLAVRTGFRAEFVDTMLGANAHTSVYMSPTTFTNELTEEVYLQPGRISDYDEMAQRLADVPGVVSTAPVVKGQVMATSNGAANVAEVFGIKLDDLKAMTRIADPSTALGNIDDFERGIAIGSGIARELGVTTGDRIRLIAPEGAQTAFGTSPRVNAYEVVYIFTAGRYDIDRTRVFMPLTEAQSYFNREGVADEIEIFVDDPDRISDWTLPLMQAAGEGAQVWTWKDSSASFLKALDMEDDVMFIILSVLVLIATMNITSGLIMLVKNKGRDIGILRTIGLTERAVLRVFFLCGAFTGIIGTIAGVVLGVIVSLNVDHIMTAVNWFSGGGAWDPSVRGIYELPAKLRLADIGKAVTLSLVLSFLVTIFPAARAARMNPVEALRYE, via the coding sequence ATGCCAAGCCCTGCCACCAACCCAAAGCCCTTCTCGCGCTACGAATTCCTGATCGCTTGGCGCTATCTCCGCGCCCGCCGCGCCGAAGGTGGGGTTTCGGTGATGACATGGATCAGCCTTGTCGGCATCGCGCTAGGCGTGGCCGCGCTGATCGTCACCCTCGCCGTCCGCACCGGCTTCCGCGCCGAATTCGTGGACACAATGCTTGGTGCCAATGCCCATACCTCTGTCTATATGTCGCCCACCACCTTCACCAATGAGCTGACGGAAGAGGTCTATCTTCAGCCCGGCCGGATCAGCGATTACGACGAAATGGCGCAGCGTCTGGCCGATGTTCCGGGCGTCGTCAGCACGGCCCCGGTCGTCAAGGGACAGGTCATGGCGACCTCGAACGGTGCCGCCAATGTGGCAGAGGTTTTCGGCATCAAGCTGGACGATCTGAAAGCGATGACCCGCATCGCCGACCCATCAACCGCCCTTGGCAATATCGACGATTTCGAGCGCGGCATCGCCATCGGTTCCGGCATCGCCCGCGAACTCGGCGTCACCACCGGCGACCGCATCCGCCTCATCGCACCCGAGGGCGCACAGACTGCATTCGGCACCAGCCCCCGCGTCAATGCCTATGAGGTTGTCTATATCTTCACTGCGGGACGCTATGACATCGACCGCACCCGCGTTTTCATGCCGCTGACCGAAGCGCAATCCTATTTCAACCGCGAAGGTGTCGCTGATGAGATCGAGATCTTCGTTGATGATCCTGACCGGATCAGCGACTGGACCCTACCGCTGATGCAGGCGGCGGGCGAAGGCGCGCAGGTGTGGACGTGGAAGGACAGCTCTGCCAGCTTCCTGAAAGCACTGGATATGGAGGATGACGTGATGTTCATCATCCTGTCCGTCCTGGTCCTGATTGCCACGATGAACATCACCTCTGGCCTGATCATGCTGGTGAAAAACAAGGGCCGCGACATCGGCATCCTGCGCACGATCGGGCTGACAGAGCGCGCGGTGCTGCGCGTCTTTTTCCTGTGTGGCGCATTCACCGGGATCATCGGGACGATTGCGGGCGTGGTTCTTGGCGTCATCGTATCGCTGAATGTCGATCATATCATGACGGCGGTGAACTGGTTCTCTGGCGGTGGCGCATGGGACCCGTCTGTGCGCGGTATCTATGAGCTGCCCGCCAAGCTGCGCCTCGCTGATATCGGCAAGGCGGTCACGCTGTCGCTGGTGCTCAGCTTTCTTGTCACCATTTTCCCGGCTGCAAGGGCAGCCCGCATGAACCCGGTGGAGGCCCTTCGTTATGAGTGA
- a CDS encoding response regulator produces the protein MQSEMNSFVAEPAIWQAQLPNRPLSGLTVLLVEDSRYASEAIRLLCLRSGARIRRADRVQTAMRHLQTYRPNIVLVDMGLPDGDGASLIRRIKAAGDQTPLVLGISGDPELEDAAISAGAAGFVSKPIDSLAAFQETLLAALPDRGTRSGPRLLPNEVVTPDPRALREDLTHVADVLTDARDGASIDYIARFLTGVARSAHDTPLAQAAAALARDHEAGRGVATDLTRISGMVHERLIAASRL, from the coding sequence ATGCAAAGCGAGATGAACAGCTTCGTCGCAGAACCGGCCATCTGGCAAGCACAACTGCCCAACCGCCCCCTGTCGGGGCTGACGGTTCTCCTGGTTGAAGATTCGCGCTACGCGTCAGAGGCGATCCGGCTTCTGTGCTTGCGCTCCGGCGCGCGGATTCGCCGCGCTGACCGGGTTCAGACCGCAATGCGCCATTTGCAGACATATCGACCGAATATCGTATTGGTAGATATGGGCCTGCCAGACGGCGACGGTGCCAGCCTGATTCGCCGAATAAAGGCGGCGGGCGATCAGACGCCACTTGTCCTCGGTATCTCCGGCGATCCGGAGCTTGAAGATGCGGCGATCTCTGCTGGTGCGGCTGGCTTTGTTTCCAAACCCATCGACAGCCTCGCTGCATTTCAGGAAACGCTTCTTGCGGCACTGCCGGATCGTGGCACGCGTTCGGGGCCACGGCTGTTGCCGAATGAGGTGGTGACGCCCGACCCCCGTGCGTTGCGAGAAGACCTTACGCATGTTGCCGATGTGCTGACCGATGCACGCGACGGCGCGTCCATAGACTATATCGCGCGCTTCCTGACTGGCGTTGCACGGTCGGCACATGATACGCCGCTGGCCCAAGCGGCCGCCGCACTCGCCCGCGATCACGAGGCAGGCCGCGGGGTGGCCACCGACCTGACGCGAATCAGTGGTATGGTTCATGAGCGTCTGATTGCTGCGAGCCGTCTGTAG